One genomic segment of Primulina tabacum isolate GXHZ01 chromosome 9, ASM2559414v2, whole genome shotgun sequence includes these proteins:
- the LOC142556598 gene encoding heavy metal-associated isoprenylated plant protein 21-like yields MGFLDHISDVFEVTSMRKSKRKPFRTVEIKVKMDCEGCERRVRNAVSSMKGAKAVNVNRKESKVTVNGHVDPKKVLSKVRSTGKAAEMWPYVRYDLAYYPYAPGAYDKKAPPGYVRNVVQAFPSPNAHEEKYSTLFSDENVDACSIM; encoded by the exons ATGGGTTTTCTCGATCATATCTCGGACGTGTTTGAAGTTACAAGCATGAGAAAGAGCAAACGCAAGCCATTCAGG ACGGTCGAAATAAAGGTGAAGATGGACTGTGAAGGATGCGAAAGGCGGGTCAGAAATGCAGTTTCCTCCATGAAAG GTGCAAAAGCAGTGAATGTAAATAGGAAAGAAAGTAAAGTGACAGTGAACGGGCACGTGGATCCGAAGAAGGTGTTGAGCAAAGTGAGGAGCACCGGGAAGGCGGCAGAGATGTGGCCGTACGTGAGATACGATCTGGCATATTACCCTTACGCCCCTGGAGCCTACGACAAGAAGGCCCCCCCTGGCTATGTGAGAAACGTGGTTCAAGCTTTTCCCAGCCCGAATGCCCACGAAGAGAAGTATTCTACCCTTTTCAGTGACGAAAATGTCGATGCCTGCTCCATCATGTGA